One part of the Mesorhizobium sp. M4B.F.Ca.ET.058.02.1.1 genome encodes these proteins:
- a CDS encoding patatin-like phospholipase family protein, translated as MNRITRNPPVSEAALEIGPQGEPKRQTVLVLQGGGALGAYQAGVYQALVEGGVEPDWVIGTSIGAINAALIAGNDPRDRLPRLQEFWDGVCRSSPLDEFFRMMVPSNIFANMGTVMRGIPGFFEPNPSAMFGLNREVGVENASYYTTDPLKRTLSNLIDFDYLNGRHTRLTVGAVNVNTSELKYFDTREMTLSVAHIMASGALPPAFPAVCIDGEPYWDGGIYSNTPIEVVLDARPRRDALIFAVNMWQPRATEPKSIWQVMGRQKDLQYASRGKSHVARQEQLHRLRHVVREMGKLVPEERREDPIFKELASYGCPSVMHLVRLLSPRLDGEDHTKDIDFTRSGIRTRWQAGYEHGQRVLAEKPWECEVDMLQGIVIHESQE; from the coding sequence ATGAACAGGATCACGCGAAATCCGCCCGTCTCCGAGGCGGCACTTGAGATCGGCCCTCAGGGTGAGCCCAAACGCCAGACCGTCCTTGTCCTTCAAGGCGGTGGTGCGCTCGGGGCCTATCAGGCCGGGGTCTACCAAGCGCTCGTCGAAGGCGGCGTTGAACCGGATTGGGTCATCGGCACGTCGATCGGCGCCATCAACGCCGCGCTGATTGCCGGAAACGACCCCAGGGATCGCCTGCCGAGGCTTCAGGAGTTCTGGGACGGCGTCTGCCGGAGCAGCCCGCTCGACGAGTTTTTCCGGATGATGGTTCCGAGCAATATCTTCGCCAACATGGGCACGGTGATGCGCGGCATCCCGGGTTTCTTCGAACCGAACCCAAGCGCCATGTTCGGGCTCAATCGCGAGGTCGGCGTTGAGAATGCATCCTATTACACCACCGATCCGCTCAAAAGGACGCTGAGCAATCTGATCGACTTCGACTACCTCAACGGGCGCCACACGCGACTGACGGTCGGCGCGGTCAACGTCAACACCAGCGAACTCAAATATTTCGACACGCGTGAGATGACGTTGTCGGTGGCGCACATCATGGCGTCAGGTGCCTTGCCGCCGGCGTTTCCAGCCGTCTGCATCGACGGCGAGCCGTACTGGGACGGTGGCATCTATTCGAACACGCCGATCGAGGTGGTGCTCGACGCACGTCCGCGGCGCGACGCGCTGATCTTTGCGGTCAACATGTGGCAACCGCGCGCCACGGAGCCGAAATCGATCTGGCAAGTGATGGGGCGGCAAAAGGACCTTCAATACGCCAGCCGCGGCAAGAGCCACGTGGCCCGCCAGGAGCAGCTGCATCGGCTTCGTCACGTCGTGCGAGAAATGGGAAAGCTCGTACCCGAGGAGCGGCGCGAGGATCCCATCTTCAAGGAGTTGGCGTCCTATGGCTGCCCTTCGGTCATGCATCTTGTCCGGCTCCTTTCGCCGCGCCTCGACGGCGAGGACCACACCAAGGACATCGATTTCACCCGCTCGGGCATCCGCACCCGCTGGCAAGCAGGATACGAGCATGGGCAGCGCGTCCTCGCGGAAAAGCCGTGGGAATGCGAGGTCGACATGCTGCAGGGCATCGTCATCCACGAGTCGCAAGAGTGA
- a CDS encoding LysR family transcriptional regulator, whose translation MEISQVRYFLAVAKELNFTRAAEQCNVTQPALSRAIKLLEDEFGGALFHRERRFTHLTELGRMVETYLEGVFENSRQAKQIAEQYVNLKKMPLRVGIMSTIAPDEIIELIAAVRGHHPGVELHLCDSDAVSLRRRLLEGNLEAAIYALPSNVPDEEVHSLPLFQEQMVMAVHLAHRLANQRMVRVKDMSNESYIHRNNCEFAGYADAILAEQGVTVSPVYWSDRDDWTLAMIAAGLGFGFMPEHTAKHPGVVALPITEPEFWREVNLVTVRGRRHSPAVGALVREATQKKWFGERAKALAAAAE comes from the coding sequence GTGGAGATCAGCCAGGTCAGATACTTCTTGGCCGTCGCCAAGGAGCTGAATTTCACCAGGGCGGCCGAGCAGTGCAATGTCACGCAGCCCGCGCTTTCACGCGCCATCAAGCTGCTGGAAGACGAATTCGGCGGAGCGCTATTCCACCGTGAGCGCCGCTTCACGCACCTCACCGAGCTCGGCCGGATGGTCGAGACCTATCTCGAGGGCGTCTTCGAGAACTCGCGCCAGGCAAAGCAGATCGCCGAGCAATATGTGAATTTGAAAAAGATGCCGCTCAGGGTCGGCATCATGAGCACGATCGCCCCGGACGAGATTATCGAGCTCATCGCGGCTGTCCGGGGGCATCATCCTGGCGTAGAGCTTCACCTTTGCGATTCTGACGCCGTGAGCCTGAGGCGGAGGCTGCTGGAAGGCAACCTCGAGGCCGCCATCTATGCGTTGCCGTCGAACGTGCCCGACGAAGAAGTGCATTCCCTGCCACTGTTTCAAGAGCAGATGGTGATGGCGGTTCACCTGGCTCATCGCCTCGCCAACCAGCGCATGGTGCGGGTGAAGGATATGAGCAACGAAAGCTACATCCACCGCAACAATTGCGAGTTTGCAGGCTATGCGGATGCCATCCTCGCCGAACAGGGCGTCACGGTCAGCCCGGTCTACTGGAGCGATCGTGACGACTGGACGCTGGCGATGATCGCGGCCGGGCTCGGTTTCGGTTTCATGCCTGAGCACACCGCCAAGCACCCGGGCGTGGTGGCCTTGCCAATCACCGAACCGGAGTTCTGGCGCGAGGTCAATCTTGTCACCGTGCGCGGCCGCAGGCACTCGCCTGCGGTCGGCGCGCTGGTGCGCGAGGCCACGCAGAAGAAGT
- a CDS encoding 3-hydroxybutyrate dehydrogenase has translation MLNGKTALITGSTSGIGQGIAEAFAAKGCNIVLNGFGNAGEIELLRKKLAVDHGVTVRYDGADMSKGDAVTEMMDKAIAEFGAVDILVNNAGIQHVAPIDDFPIERWEAVVAIDLMSSFYTIRRALQAMKARKWGRIINVASAHALVASPYKSAYVAAKHGVAGLTKTVALEVAEQGITVNAVCPGYVLTPLVEKQIPDTARARGITEQQVIKDVLLAAQPTKQFVTVEQVAALCLFLASDEAASITGAVMPIEGGWTAH, from the coding sequence ATGCTCAATGGAAAGACAGCACTCATCACCGGCTCGACCAGCGGCATCGGCCAAGGCATCGCCGAAGCCTTCGCGGCCAAGGGCTGCAACATCGTTCTGAACGGTTTCGGAAATGCCGGCGAGATCGAGTTGCTGCGGAAAAAACTGGCCGTCGACCACGGTGTGACCGTCCGCTATGACGGCGCTGACATGAGCAAGGGCGATGCCGTCACGGAGATGATGGACAAGGCCATCGCAGAATTCGGCGCGGTCGACATTCTGGTCAACAACGCCGGCATTCAGCATGTCGCGCCGATCGATGACTTCCCGATCGAGAGATGGGAAGCGGTCGTGGCGATCGATCTCATGTCTTCCTTCTATACGATCCGGCGTGCCCTGCAGGCGATGAAGGCGCGCAAATGGGGTCGCATAATCAACGTCGCCTCCGCGCACGCTCTGGTCGCTTCCCCCTACAAATCCGCCTACGTCGCGGCCAAGCACGGTGTCGCCGGCCTGACCAAGACGGTTGCGCTGGAAGTCGCCGAGCAGGGCATCACCGTCAACGCGGTTTGCCCCGGCTACGTGCTCACCCCGCTGGTCGAGAAGCAGATACCGGACACCGCGAGGGCGCGCGGGATCACCGAACAGCAGGTGATCAAGGATGTGCTTTTGGCCGCGCAGCCGACCAAGCAGTTCGTGACGGTGGAGCAGGTTGCTGCGCTCTGCCTGTTCCTAGCCTCGGACGAAGCGGCCTCGATCACCGGCGCAGTCATGCCGATCGAAGGCGGCTGGACCGCCCATTGA